The Alistipes megaguti sequence TGTCTCCGGAAACGGAGGAACTGTTCCGCATGGACGACTATCCGGAACGTTTCTTCAAATGGGCGGAAAAATTCATCAACATCACAGTATAAACCAATCTGAAAGCATATGATAGACAGCAACGAACTGACCAGAAAAATCAAGACGCCGCTCAACCCCAGGGCGGCACTGATTGCCTATGCCTCGGAGAATGACAGGAACTTTTTCCTTGAAATCCGTGAAATTGACGACCGGGGAAACATGACGGAAGGAAGACCGGTAACCCTGGAATTCATGAACACGCTCGTGAAGGGATATTCGGAAAGACACAGCACCACTCCATATGGAAAGATACCCGACAACCTGTTGTATTGCGACCCGCGCAAGGGCAGCGAGAGATACGTGTGGTACAACCCTCCGCACAAGAGGATGATGTTCTTCAGCCCCGCGCTCAAAATAGAAAACGCGGAATATTACCTGCCGGGAGTGATCTATGAGGCCGGAGAACACGGAATGAGAATCTATGCCTACAAGGAAAATGTTCCCGGACCGGATACCGTGCTGTACGCCGCGCCCTTCTTCAACGTGACAGGTTCCAGCGTATGTCTGGGAAACGCCAGGATAGAGCTGCCGAAGGACCTGACCTATGAGAAGCTGCTGCAGTACTGGGAAAGGAAATTCTGGCTTACGGAATTCACCCACCTGGGAGGGAACGGGAACCCGACAAGGTCAAACCTCGTGCTGGTGACAAAGGCGGCACGGGACAGGGACTTCAACCTCGACGAACTGAAGCAACTGAACAACATGAAACTTAAAGACATACTGAAATGAAAAGAGTACATTACATCGACAACTATCTCATAAACCCGCAGCATCCGGTAACGGTAAACCTTATCGGAGCGGGAGGAACAGGCTCGCAGGTACTTACCTGCCTGGCCAGACTTGACACGGCACTGAGGGGACTCGGACACCCCGGGCTGTTTATAACCGTGTATGATTCCGACATCGTGACGGAGGCCAACATCGGGCGACAGCTCTTCAGCCCCTCGGACATCGGCCTGAACAAGGCACAGTGTCTTGTCACACGCATGAACAACTTCTTCGGCAACGACTGGAAGGCGGTACCGGACATCTATCCGGCAGCCCTGAAGGACGCTAGACGGGATAATCTGGCCAACATAACGATCACCTGCACGGACAACATAAAGTCACGTATCGACCTGTGGAACATACTGAAAGCCGTGCCGGTATCGGAATACAGAAGCCACGAGACGCCCCTGTACTGGATGGACTTTGGGAATACACAGGACACGGGACAGGTCGTCCTCGGAACCGTACCGAAAAAAATCAGGCAGCCGGAATCCAAGCTGTACGAAACGGTGGAGTCACTGAAAGTGATTACCCGCTACGTGAAATACGCGAAAGTAAAGGAGAAAGACTCGGGACCGAGCTGCTCACTGGCAGAGGCCCTGGAAAAGCAGGACCTGTTCATCAACTCCACATTGGCACAGCTCGGCTGCAACATCCTGTGGAAAATGTTCCGCAACGGCATGATCGAGCATTACGGGCTGTACCTGAACCTTTCTACCTTGAAAATGAATCCGATACCTGTCTGAACGCGGCTTTATGACCTATAACATGTTAAAACTTGTTTGAAATCAAGACAAACATATATTAACTTCATTGCAGTTAGGAACAAATGTATATATTTGTATTTTGGAATATTATACAATAGGACAACGTATTGTCTTGCCGGAACTTCCATAATTCAGGCAAACGAAAACAGGGCCATCCACATTTCCACACGGGACTATAACAGGGGGCCTTATTTTTTCCTGCATCGGAAAATACGGAGAAACAGAAATATGGACTGACTGTAAAAAAAAGAATATGGACAAGATATTGGATACCCGAACCAGAGAATTTTCTGCCGACAGCTGCCGGCAGAAGGGAGAATCATGCGGGCAAACCGTCGCCCGCCAAGGTTATAAAAGGCCGGAGTGCATTCTGTGTACGA is a genomic window containing:
- a CDS encoding prokaryotic E2 ligase family D protein, with the protein product MIDSNELTRKIKTPLNPRAALIAYASENDRNFFLEIREIDDRGNMTEGRPVTLEFMNTLVKGYSERHSTTPYGKIPDNLLYCDPRKGSERYVWYNPPHKRMMFFSPALKIENAEYYLPGVIYEAGEHGMRIYAYKENVPGPDTVLYAAPFFNVTGSSVCLGNARIELPKDLTYEKLLQYWERKFWLTEFTHLGGNGNPTRSNLVLVTKAARDRDFNLDELKQLNNMKLKDILK
- a CDS encoding PRTRC system ThiF family protein, with product MKRVHYIDNYLINPQHPVTVNLIGAGGTGSQVLTCLARLDTALRGLGHPGLFITVYDSDIVTEANIGRQLFSPSDIGLNKAQCLVTRMNNFFGNDWKAVPDIYPAALKDARRDNLANITITCTDNIKSRIDLWNILKAVPVSEYRSHETPLYWMDFGNTQDTGQVVLGTVPKKIRQPESKLYETVESLKVITRYVKYAKVKEKDSGPSCSLAEALEKQDLFINSTLAQLGCNILWKMFRNGMIEHYGLYLNLSTLKMNPIPV